One genomic region from Ornithinimicrobium flavum encodes:
- a CDS encoding GNAT family N-acetyltransferase — protein MRIEPEPVISTDTVVLRPWCAGDVEALTAIYSDPLSAQFIEVPQPYDAAQATEFVRRAARSRAAGTAFHYAVTVPGADTVVGSAYLHDLASSEVATHVSYLIRPDRRGRGLATAALVGLTEAALAAGFLQVFARIEQGNRASEAVAAKAGFRVLWSNDEETCWHKIAQNASK, from the coding sequence GTGCGGATCGAGCCAGAGCCTGTGATTTCCACCGACACGGTGGTGTTGCGGCCGTGGTGCGCGGGTGATGTTGAAGCGTTGACCGCGATCTACAGTGATCCGCTGTCGGCCCAGTTCATCGAAGTCCCTCAACCGTACGACGCGGCGCAGGCGACCGAGTTCGTGCGACGAGCCGCTCGGTCACGCGCTGCAGGGACCGCGTTCCATTATGCGGTGACCGTGCCCGGGGCCGACACGGTTGTGGGGTCTGCATACCTGCACGACCTCGCCTCAAGCGAGGTCGCGACCCACGTGTCGTACTTGATCCGCCCTGATCGTCGGGGACGAGGATTGGCAACCGCCGCGCTGGTCGGGCTCACTGAGGCTGCTCTGGCAGCCGGCTTCCTGCAGGTCTTTGCGCGGATCGAGCAGGGTAATCGCGCCTCGGAGGCGGTTGCCGCCAAGGCGGGCTTCAGGGTTCTCTGGTCCAACGACGAGGAAACCTGCTGGCACAAGATTGCGCAGAACGCCTCGAAGTAG
- a CDS encoding ISL3 family transposase — translation MSDATFTRPDLTTFAGLDDLGLVVTGQLLKPDRAVLACRVLEPDDWCKRCGCHGVPRDTVTRQLAHEPFGWRPTTLLLTIRRYRCTECSHVWRQDTTAAAEPRAKISRAGLRWGLVAIVVGHLSMSRVAEGLAVSWNTANDAVLAEGQRLLIADPTRLDGVRVLGVDEHVWRHTRRGDKYVTVIIDLTPVRDGTGPSRLLDVVEGRSKAAFKDWLAQRDQAWRDGIEAVAMDGFAGFKTATTEELPEAVTVMDPFHVIRLAGDALDECRRRVQQELHGHRGRKGDPLYSARRTLHTGADLLTDRQHERLDRLFAGDEHVQVEVTWGIYQRMIHAYRDPDRAGGRTEMRSVIDALTEGVPGPLVELRKLGRTLARRASDVLAYFDRPRTSNGPTEAVNGRLEHLRGLALGFRNITHYIARALLEAGGFRPQLHPGL, via the coding sequence ATGTCCGACGCTACCTTCACGCGCCCCGACCTGACTACCTTCGCCGGCCTGGACGACCTGGGTCTGGTGGTCACCGGCCAGCTGCTCAAGCCTGACCGTGCGGTGCTGGCCTGCCGGGTCCTCGAGCCGGACGACTGGTGCAAGCGGTGCGGCTGCCATGGCGTTCCGCGGGACACCGTGACCCGACAGCTGGCGCACGAGCCGTTCGGGTGGCGTCCCACCACACTGTTGCTCACCATCCGACGCTACCGGTGCACCGAGTGCAGCCACGTGTGGCGTCAGGACACCACGGCCGCGGCCGAGCCACGGGCGAAGATCTCCCGCGCCGGGCTGCGGTGGGGCCTGGTCGCGATCGTGGTCGGCCACCTGTCGATGTCCCGGGTCGCCGAGGGCCTGGCGGTGTCGTGGAACACCGCCAACGACGCGGTCCTGGCCGAAGGACAGCGGCTGCTCATCGCCGACCCGACCCGGCTGGATGGCGTCCGTGTCTTAGGCGTGGATGAGCACGTCTGGCGGCACACTCGGCGTGGTGACAAGTACGTCACCGTGATCATCGACCTCACCCCGGTCCGCGACGGCACCGGCCCCTCCCGCCTGCTGGACGTCGTCGAGGGGAGGTCCAAGGCAGCGTTCAAGGACTGGCTCGCGCAGCGGGACCAGGCCTGGCGCGACGGGATCGAGGCCGTGGCCATGGATGGGTTCGCCGGCTTCAAAACCGCCACCACCGAGGAGCTGCCCGAGGCTGTGACGGTCATGGATCCATTTCACGTCATCCGGTTGGCCGGTGACGCCCTCGATGAGTGCCGCCGTCGCGTGCAGCAGGAGCTGCACGGGCACCGCGGCCGCAAGGGCGACCCCCTCTACTCCGCCCGTCGGACTCTGCACACCGGCGCCGACCTGCTCACCGACCGTCAGCACGAGCGTCTCGACAGGCTCTTCGCCGGCGATGAGCACGTGCAGGTCGAGGTGACCTGGGGCATCTACCAGCGGATGATCCACGCCTACCGCGACCCCGACCGCGCCGGCGGCCGGACCGAGATGAGGTCCGTGATCGACGCCCTGACCGAGGGCGTCCCGGGGCCGCTGGTCGAGCTGCGCAAGCTCGGCCGCACCCTGGCCCGACGAGCCAGCGACGTTCTGGCCTACTTCGACCGGCCCCGCACCAGCAACGGCCCTACCGAAGCCGTAAATGGACGGCTCGAGCACCTGCGCGGACTGGCCCTCGGGTTCCGCAACATCACCCACTACATCGCCAGAGCTCTCCTGGAAGCCGGCGGCTTCAGACCCCAACTACACCCTGGATTGTGA
- a CDS encoding IS110 family transposase, translating into MLFIGDDWAEDHHDVELVDGQGRILARRRLPEGLGGITRLHALVAEHAPEEWADLDPAEAAAQVLVGIETDRGPWVGALVAAGYTVYGLNPKSVARYRERHSTSGAKSDTADAHLLAEIVRLDRAHHRPVAGDSATGEAVKVTARAHQSMIWDRTRHVLRLRAALRDFFPAALSAFEDLDEPDTLVLLAQAPDPDSASRLSRAKIVRALTAANRRDVTARSEKIRQILTTPELRQPDPIQDAYAAIVTSEVALITVLNAQVEALGQVVAEHFGRHRDADIYTSLPGLGVILGARILGEFGDDPHRYADAKGRKAYAGTAPITRASGTRRVVLARYARNRRLGDALQQWAFCSMRGSAGARAYYQALRRRGVGHQAALRQLANRWVGILHGCLRYRTFYDENTAWQQHLNKAA; encoded by the coding sequence ATGTTGTTCATAGGTGATGACTGGGCCGAGGACCACCACGACGTCGAGCTCGTCGACGGCCAGGGTCGGATCCTCGCGCGAAGACGCCTGCCCGAGGGGCTGGGCGGAATCACCCGGCTGCATGCCTTGGTCGCCGAGCATGCCCCCGAGGAGTGGGCGGACCTAGACCCGGCCGAGGCGGCCGCGCAGGTGCTGGTCGGCATCGAGACGGACCGGGGCCCCTGGGTCGGTGCCCTGGTCGCGGCGGGATACACCGTGTACGGGCTGAACCCCAAGTCGGTCGCCCGGTACCGGGAGCGGCACTCCACCTCCGGGGCGAAGTCGGACACCGCGGATGCCCACCTGCTGGCCGAGATCGTCCGCCTGGACCGGGCCCACCACCGCCCGGTCGCCGGCGACAGCGCCACCGGAGAGGCGGTCAAGGTCACCGCCCGAGCGCACCAGTCGATGATCTGGGACCGGACCCGCCACGTGCTGCGCCTTCGCGCCGCACTGCGGGACTTCTTCCCCGCGGCTCTGTCCGCGTTCGAGGACCTGGACGAGCCGGACACACTCGTCTTGTTGGCCCAGGCACCCGACCCGGACAGCGCCTCGAGGCTGTCTAGGGCCAAGATCGTGCGTGCGCTGACCGCGGCGAACCGGCGCGACGTCACCGCTCGCTCGGAGAAGATCCGGCAGATCCTGACTACCCCGGAGCTGCGGCAGCCGGACCCCATACAGGACGCCTACGCGGCGATCGTGACCTCAGAGGTCGCGCTCATCACCGTGCTGAACGCCCAGGTCGAGGCCCTCGGGCAGGTGGTGGCCGAGCATTTTGGCCGGCACCGGGACGCTGACATCTACACCAGCCTGCCCGGCCTGGGTGTGATCCTCGGTGCCCGGATCCTCGGCGAGTTCGGCGACGACCCCCACCGCTACGCCGACGCCAAAGGCCGCAAGGCCTACGCCGGCACCGCCCCGATCACGAGAGCGTCAGGGACCAGACGCGTGGTCCTGGCCCGGTACGCCCGCAACCGGCGCCTCGGCGATGCCCTGCAGCAGTGGGCCTTTTGCTCCATGCGCGGCTCCGCCGGTGCCCGCGCCTACTATCAGGCCCTCCGCAGACGAGGCGTCGGGCACCAAGCCGCTCTACGCCAGCTGGCCAACCGCTGGGTCGGCATCCTCCACGGCTGCCTGCGCTACCGGACCTTCTACGACGAGAACACTGCCTGGCAGCAGCACCTCAACAAGGCCGCTTGA
- a CDS encoding IS1380 family transposase, whose translation MKRTSWSSGLSVSADGVGVVAHAGSVGLRLLAERTGLTGELSAAMARRSFVPVHDRGQVLSDVAVMLADGGEAIADIDVLRHQGGVLGPVASPPTVWRALDEVTPARARKIAAARARVRRRVWSLIPGGLPASKVAGSDLGQVVVLDVDATIVIAHSEKEQAAPTFKRTFGFHPLGVWCDNTSEFLAAKLRTGRAGSNTAVDHIEVLAAAIAQVPGTHRKDLLVRSDGAGASHDLLDWLTAQGKVRGRRVEYSVGFALTEQVRGAIVLVPKQTWTPAVDADGGVREGGHVAELTGLIDADLLATWPEGMRVIVRRERPHPGAQLSLFEEADGWRYQAFVTNTAVGQLAFLEARHRAHARVEDRIRHAKDSGLGRFPSREFGINQTWLLLTGIAADLIAWTRLLALTGEAKPLAACEPKALRYRFLHVPARLTHAARRRRLRIPRSWPWAAAIVAVFANIAAIPRHP comes from the coding sequence GTGAAGCGTACGTCGTGGTCGTCGGGGTTGTCCGTCTCTGCTGATGGTGTCGGCGTGGTGGCCCACGCGGGCAGTGTGGGGCTGCGCCTGCTGGCCGAGCGCACCGGCCTGACCGGGGAGCTGTCCGCGGCGATGGCCCGCCGTTCGTTCGTGCCGGTCCACGACCGCGGCCAGGTGCTGAGCGACGTGGCGGTGATGCTCGCCGACGGCGGGGAGGCGATCGCCGACATTGACGTGCTGCGCCACCAGGGCGGCGTGCTCGGGCCGGTCGCCTCACCACCGACGGTGTGGCGTGCTCTGGACGAGGTCACACCGGCCCGGGCCAGGAAGATCGCCGCCGCGAGGGCCAGGGTCCGGCGCCGCGTTTGGTCCCTGATCCCCGGTGGGTTGCCGGCCAGCAAGGTCGCCGGGAGCGACCTGGGACAGGTCGTCGTGCTCGATGTGGATGCCACGATCGTGATCGCGCACAGCGAGAAGGAACAGGCGGCGCCGACCTTCAAGCGGACCTTCGGGTTCCACCCCCTGGGCGTGTGGTGCGACAACACGAGTGAGTTTCTGGCTGCGAAGCTGCGCACCGGTCGTGCCGGGTCGAACACGGCCGTCGATCACATCGAGGTCCTGGCTGCGGCGATCGCCCAGGTCCCCGGCACCCACCGCAAGGACCTGCTGGTCCGCTCCGACGGGGCCGGTGCCTCGCACGACCTGCTGGACTGGCTCACCGCCCAGGGCAAGGTCCGCGGCCGCCGGGTGGAGTACTCCGTCGGGTTCGCGCTCACCGAGCAGGTCCGCGGCGCGATCGTCCTGGTGCCCAAGCAGACCTGGACCCCGGCGGTGGACGCCGACGGTGGTGTGCGCGAAGGCGGGCACGTCGCCGAGCTGACCGGCCTCATCGACGCGGACCTGCTCGCGACGTGGCCCGAGGGGATGCGGGTCATCGTGCGCCGTGAGCGGCCCCACCCCGGTGCGCAGCTGTCCCTGTTCGAGGAGGCCGACGGGTGGCGTTACCAGGCGTTCGTCACCAACACTGCCGTCGGGCAGCTGGCGTTCCTGGAGGCCCGCCACCGCGCCCATGCCCGCGTGGAGGACCGCATCCGGCACGCGAAGGATTCCGGCCTGGGACGCTTTCCCTCACGAGAGTTCGGCATCAACCAGACCTGGCTGCTGCTGACCGGCATCGCCGCCGACCTCATCGCCTGGACCCGTCTGCTGGCCCTGACCGGTGAGGCCAAACCCCTGGCCGCGTGCGAGCCCAAGGCGCTGCGCTACCGGTTCCTGCACGTCCCCGCCCGGCTCACCCACGCCGCCCGTCGCCGACGGCTGCGGATCCCGAGGTCCTGGCCCTGGGCGGCAGCGATCGTCGCGGTCTTCGCGAACATCGCCGCCATCCCCCGACACCCCTGA
- a CDS encoding IS110 family transposase: MDEQIGQVVIGVDPHKRSVTIEVMTADESIVGGGRFATDAEGYARLLDYARSWPQRVWAVEGCAGIGKHVADRLVADGEMVVDVPAKMSARVRVFATGQGRKTDATDAHSIALVGVRMAGLRPVLADEQAELLRMCVDRRASLGREHTRKVCQLHRLLLELIPGGAKRSLSAAQAKELLKTVRPTTTVGKVRKAHAAELVADLATIYARSKAADKELKALVKTTGTTLLDLHGIGPSGAARLLAEVGDVTRFPDRNHFASWNGTAPIDASSGDHTRHRLSRKGNRAINRVLHIMAVVQLRNATEGRVYYDLKKAAGKTSMEAMRCLKRRLSDLVYKALLDDLAEHATTGPGGHSGDDSDSSATGSQPAAGSSDKPLPGPATTKPRTTLPAAS; the protein is encoded by the coding sequence ATGGATGAGCAGATCGGCCAGGTCGTGATCGGGGTGGACCCGCACAAGCGCAGCGTCACGATCGAGGTGATGACCGCTGATGAGAGCATCGTCGGCGGCGGGCGGTTCGCCACCGACGCAGAGGGGTACGCCCGCCTGCTGGACTACGCCCGGTCCTGGCCGCAGCGGGTGTGGGCGGTCGAGGGCTGCGCCGGGATCGGCAAGCACGTCGCCGACCGCCTCGTCGCCGACGGTGAGATGGTGGTCGACGTGCCGGCGAAGATGTCGGCACGGGTGCGGGTCTTCGCCACCGGGCAGGGTCGCAAGACCGACGCCACCGACGCCCATTCCATCGCCCTGGTCGGGGTGCGGATGGCCGGGCTGCGCCCGGTCCTCGCCGACGAGCAGGCCGAGCTGCTGCGGATGTGCGTGGACCGGCGCGCCTCGCTGGGCCGCGAGCACACCCGCAAGGTCTGCCAGCTGCACAGACTCCTGCTCGAGCTCATCCCTGGCGGGGCCAAGCGGTCGCTGTCGGCGGCGCAGGCCAAGGAACTGCTGAAGACGGTCCGCCCGACCACGACGGTGGGCAAGGTCCGCAAAGCTCACGCCGCCGAACTCGTGGCCGACCTGGCCACGATCTACGCGCGCAGCAAGGCCGCGGACAAGGAACTGAAGGCGCTGGTGAAGACGACCGGCACCACCTTGCTCGACCTGCACGGCATCGGTCCCTCCGGCGCCGCCAGGCTGCTCGCCGAGGTCGGTGACGTCACCCGCTTCCCCGACCGCAACCACTTCGCCTCCTGGAACGGCACCGCCCCGATCGACGCCTCCTCCGGGGACCACACCCGCCACCGGCTCTCCCGCAAGGGCAACCGAGCGATCAACCGGGTGCTGCACATCATGGCCGTCGTCCAGCTGCGCAACGCCACCGAGGGCCGGGTCTACTACGACCTCAAGAAAGCCGCCGGGAAGACCTCCATGGAAGCGATGCGCTGCCTCAAACGCCGCCTGTCCGACCTGGTCTACAAGGCGCTGCTCGACGACCTCGCCGAGCACGCGACGACGGGCCCGGGAGGGCACTCGGGTGACGACTCTGACTCCAGCGCGACCGGCTCACAACCCGCTGCCGGCTCTTCGGACAAGCCACTTCCCGGACCCGCCACCACCAAGCCTAGAACCACCCTCCCAGCAGCGTCTTGA
- a CDS encoding ISL3 family transposase encodes MSDATFTRPDLTTFAGLDDLGLVVTGQLLKPDRAVLACRVLEPDDWCKRCGCHGVPRDTVTRQLAHEPFGWRPTTLLLTIRRYRCTECSHVWRQDTTAAAEPRAKISRAGLRWGLVAIVVGHLSMSRVAEGLAVSWNTANDAVLAEGQRLLIADPTRLDGVRVLGVDEHVWRHTRRGDKYVTVIIDLTPVRDGTGPSRLLDVVEGRSKAAFKDWLEQRDQAWRDGIEAVAMDGFAGFKTATTEELPEAVTVMDPFHVIRLAGDALDECRRRVQQELHGHRGRKGDPLYSARRTLHTGADLLTDRQHERLDRLFAGDEHVQVEVTWGIYQRMIHAYRDPDRAGGRTEMRSVIDALTEGVPGPLVELRKLGRTLARRASDVLAYFDRPRTSNGPTEAVNGRLEHLRGLALGFRNITHYIARALLEAGGFRPQLHPGL; translated from the coding sequence ATGTCCGACGCTACCTTCACGCGCCCCGACCTGACTACCTTCGCCGGCCTGGACGACCTGGGTCTGGTGGTCACCGGCCAGCTGCTCAAGCCTGACCGTGCGGTGCTGGCCTGCCGGGTCCTCGAGCCGGACGACTGGTGCAAGCGGTGCGGCTGCCATGGCGTTCCGCGGGACACCGTGACCCGACAGCTGGCGCACGAGCCGTTCGGGTGGCGTCCCACCACACTGTTGCTCACCATCCGACGCTACCGGTGCACCGAGTGCAGCCACGTGTGGCGTCAGGACACCACGGCCGCGGCCGAGCCACGGGCGAAGATCTCCCGCGCCGGGCTGCGGTGGGGCCTGGTCGCGATCGTGGTCGGCCACCTGTCGATGTCCCGGGTCGCCGAGGGCCTGGCGGTGTCGTGGAACACCGCCAACGACGCGGTCCTGGCCGAAGGACAGCGGCTGCTCATCGCCGACCCGACCCGGCTGGATGGCGTCCGTGTCTTAGGCGTGGATGAGCACGTCTGGCGGCACACTCGGCGTGGTGACAAGTACGTCACCGTGATCATCGACCTCACCCCGGTCCGCGACGGCACCGGCCCCTCCCGCCTGCTGGACGTCGTCGAGGGGAGGTCCAAGGCAGCGTTCAAGGACTGGCTCGAGCAGCGGGACCAGGCCTGGCGCGACGGGATCGAGGCCGTGGCCATGGATGGGTTCGCCGGCTTCAAAACCGCCACCACCGAGGAGCTGCCCGAGGCTGTGACGGTCATGGATCCATTTCACGTCATCCGGTTGGCCGGTGACGCCCTCGATGAGTGCCGCCGTCGCGTGCAGCAGGAGCTGCACGGGCACCGCGGCCGCAAGGGCGACCCCCTCTACTCCGCCCGTCGGACTCTGCACACCGGCGCCGACCTGCTCACCGACCGTCAGCACGAGCGTCTCGACAGGCTCTTCGCCGGCGATGAGCACGTGCAGGTCGAGGTGACCTGGGGCATCTACCAGCGGATGATCCACGCCTACCGCGACCCCGACCGCGCCGGCGGCCGGACCGAGATGAGGTCCGTGATCGACGCCCTGACCGAGGGCGTCCCGGGGCCGCTGGTCGAGCTGCGCAAGCTCGGCCGCACCCTGGCCCGACGAGCCAGCGACGTTCTGGCCTACTTCGACCGGCCCCGCACCAGCAACGGCCCTACCGAAGCCGTAAATGGACGGCTCGAGCACCTGCGCGGACTGGCCCTCGGGTTCCGCAACATCACCCACTACATCGCCAGAGCTCTCCTGGAAGCCGGCGGCTTCAGACCCCAACTACACCCTGGATTGTGA
- a CDS encoding nucleotidyltransferase domain-containing protein has protein sequence MGVEPVVTGPWSPLSPAGVKVLLGGADRPWLVAGGWAIDLFVGRQTRRHADIDVLVLRADQQLIQERLHDWQIFAADPPGTLRRWRPGETLPTSVHDIWCRENAEGPWRVQFMIDDSDGSHWVSRRDPRIRMSLADTRRVSPSGIPYLAPEVQLLYKSRSPRPKDEHDLHATIAHLGPAQRTWLHDAIALTSPTHPWLERLTS, from the coding sequence ATGGGAGTCGAACCAGTGGTGACTGGACCCTGGTCGCCCCTGTCCCCGGCAGGTGTCAAAGTATTGCTGGGAGGAGCGGATCGCCCCTGGCTGGTGGCGGGCGGTTGGGCCATCGACCTGTTCGTGGGTCGACAGACCCGCAGACACGCCGACATCGACGTTCTCGTCCTGCGTGCAGACCAGCAGCTGATCCAGGAACGCCTGCACGACTGGCAGATCTTCGCAGCCGACCCACCTGGAACGCTGCGCCGCTGGCGACCCGGCGAGACTTTGCCGACCAGCGTGCACGACATCTGGTGCCGTGAAAACGCCGAAGGCCCGTGGCGGGTGCAGTTCATGATCGACGATTCCGACGGCAGCCACTGGGTGTCTCGCCGAGACCCGCGGATTCGCATGAGCCTTGCGGACACGCGTCGGGTGTCGCCCTCGGGCATCCCCTACCTCGCGCCCGAGGTGCAACTCCTCTACAAGTCCCGATCACCTCGCCCCAAGGACGAGCACGACCTCCACGCCACCATCGCGCACCTGGGGCCCGCCCAGCGCACGTGGCTCCACGACGCCATCGCACTAACCTCTCCGACACACCCCTGGCTGGAACGGCTGACGTCCTGA
- a CDS encoding IS1380 family transposase — MRVCHNISAVFDDPNLIGTAGLVPVMGLAEEAGLEDLVAGHVSVPGSAGANADLKVSSLVAGMVAGADSIEDMDVVRHGGMDRVFTGLRAPTTLGTHLRGYTFGHVRQLDAVGSRVLANLAGIVPGLLAGADQVAYLDVDDTIRATHGYAKEGVGYGYTGVKGLNVQVATLSTPTAAPVLAATRLRKGNAASAHGAARLIADALATARRAGATGTLTVRADSAYYNHDVVAATRRAGARFSLTARMDPAVTAAISRIPEDDWVSIKYPNAIWDQAEDRWVSDAQVTEVEYTAFTSRKKAEHVTARLIVRRVRRLNPKATKAGQDELFATYRHHAVFTDSPLSMLAAEASHRDHAIVEQVIADLKSGPLAHVPSGSFSANGAWTVLAAIAYNLTRAAGVLASTRHAWARPATIRDELIKIPARIANRARRLHLHLPTNWPWQHPWLGLHDAAYAPS, encoded by the coding sequence ATGCGAGTCTGCCACAACATCTCCGCCGTGTTCGATGACCCGAACCTGATCGGCACGGCCGGCCTGGTCCCGGTGATGGGCTTGGCCGAGGAGGCCGGGCTGGAGGATCTGGTGGCCGGGCACGTCAGCGTGCCCGGCTCGGCCGGCGCCAACGCCGACCTCAAGGTCAGTTCGCTGGTCGCGGGCATGGTCGCCGGCGCGGACAGCATCGAGGACATGGACGTGGTGCGCCACGGTGGGATGGACCGGGTCTTCACCGGACTCCGGGCGCCGACCACGCTGGGCACCCACCTGCGCGGCTACACCTTCGGCCACGTCCGCCAGCTGGACGCCGTCGGCTCCCGTGTCCTGGCCAACCTGGCCGGTATCGTCCCGGGCCTGCTGGCCGGCGCCGATCAGGTCGCCTACCTGGATGTCGACGACACGATCCGCGCGACCCACGGGTACGCCAAGGAAGGGGTCGGGTACGGCTACACCGGTGTCAAGGGCCTGAACGTGCAGGTCGCGACCCTGTCCACCCCGACCGCGGCACCGGTGCTCGCAGCCACGAGGCTGCGCAAGGGCAACGCCGCCTCGGCGCACGGCGCGGCCCGGCTGATCGCCGACGCGCTGGCCACCGCCCGCCGGGCCGGTGCCACCGGCACTCTGACCGTCCGCGCGGACTCGGCCTACTACAACCACGACGTCGTCGCCGCGACCCGCCGGGCCGGGGCCCGGTTCTCCCTGACCGCCCGGATGGACCCGGCCGTGACCGCCGCGATCTCCCGGATCCCCGAGGACGACTGGGTGTCCATCAAGTACCCGAACGCGATCTGGGACCAGGCCGAGGACCGGTGGGTCTCCGACGCCCAGGTCACCGAGGTCGAGTACACAGCGTTCACGTCCCGGAAGAAGGCCGAGCACGTCACCGCCCGGCTCATCGTGCGCCGCGTCAGACGCCTGAACCCCAAGGCGACCAAGGCCGGGCAGGACGAGCTGTTCGCGACCTACCGCCACCACGCCGTGTTCACCGACTCACCCCTGTCCATGCTGGCCGCGGAGGCCTCGCACCGTGACCACGCGATCGTCGAGCAGGTCATCGCCGACCTGAAATCAGGGCCGCTGGCTCACGTCCCTTCCGGATCGTTCTCGGCCAACGGTGCGTGGACGGTGCTGGCCGCGATCGCCTACAACCTGACCCGCGCCGCCGGCGTCCTGGCCTCGACCCGGCACGCCTGGGCCCGACCCGCCACGATCCGCGACGAGCTGATCAAGATCCCCGCCCGGATCGCCAACCGGGCCCGACGACTCCACCTGCACCTGCCCACGAACTGGCCCTGGCAGCACCCCTGGCTTGGCCTCCACGACGCCGCCTACGCCCCCTCCTGA
- a CDS encoding AAA family ATPase — MPRVVFMCGPAGSGKSTVARRLEAGGMVRLSYDQEAWNRGLLVMPLPQATHEEIERHLRRRLIQLLEHGRDVVLDFSVWSRAMRDDWRRLVAEYGITAETIYMTTDRETCLERLRTRAQDHGDDFILDPDIAAHYFVHFQPPTDDEGPLTVHC, encoded by the coding sequence ATGCCTCGCGTCGTCTTCATGTGTGGCCCCGCCGGGTCCGGAAAGTCGACCGTTGCCCGCCGGCTTGAGGCTGGCGGCATGGTCCGGCTCTCATACGACCAGGAAGCTTGGAATCGAGGACTACTGGTGATGCCGTTGCCGCAGGCCACGCACGAGGAGATCGAGAGGCACCTTCGCCGACGTCTGATCCAGCTCCTCGAGCATGGCCGCGACGTCGTTCTGGACTTTTCAGTTTGGTCGCGCGCTATGCGCGACGACTGGCGTCGCCTTGTGGCTGAGTACGGCATCACTGCGGAGACCATCTACATGACGACCGACAGGGAGACCTGTCTGGAGCGCCTACGAACGAGAGCACAAGACCACGGGGACGACTTCATCCTGGACCCTGACATCGCGGCCCACTATTTCGTCCACTTCCAGCCGCCCACGGACGACGAAGGCCCGCTGACCGTTCATTGCTGA